The following proteins are encoded in a genomic region of Ostrea edulis chromosome 7, xbOstEdul1.1, whole genome shotgun sequence:
- the LOC125655805 gene encoding probable G-protein coupled receptor 139 has product MMSSDLELQNHSLYNFSLDTDSYVDLDPKCFEEINGTIFYNPCLCIQDTYPSINETQNPGYVTIFSILAPIISAIGIVGIILTIIVLSRKSLCTSTNCYLIALSAADLGFLVVLFPRFFERFLTNERQGYLFGIFFNYVLRILLTMFLSASVWINVVLAAERYVAIVHPLRANMICSIKRARFVITAVFVYSFVIRIPYFFEYKIETNTYEPSCGGPSITYSHTVPWLLVDPKDKEIYRWIVDCTLSAILPFLFLLVLNTRLIYEIRISTKYIRNNVGLDHSMQRVLSNEQLKISVMLVCLIIIFFVCEAPYVVMNAFLDKSSIDRHTFYIFWYISIFLMPLKSTFNFILYCWFSERFWETLKQKLCFKLCNNSGRNFSTSRTSNFSGILMTSNGSKRRHDLPEHVV; this is encoded by the coding sequence ATGATGTCCTCAGACCTTGAACTTCAAAACCATAGCTTGTACAATTTCTCACTGGACACGGACTCCTACGTGGACTTAGATCCGAAGTGTTTTGAAGAGATCAATGGGACTATTTTCTACAATCCATGTCTATGTATTCAAGACACATATCCATCCATCAATGAAACACAAAATCCAGGATATGTGACAATCTTTTCCATCTTAGCACCTATTATTTCCGCAATCGGAATCGTTGGGATCATTCTGACCATTATCGTTCTCTCTCGGAAGAGTCTGTGCACATCCACTAATTGCTATCTCATCGCATTATCTGCCGCTGATCTTGGATTCCTGGTGGTTTTGTTTCCACGGTTTTTTGAGCGTTTTCTCACCAACGAAAGGCAAGGTTACCTTTTTGGGATATTTTTCAATTACGTTCTGAGGATCCTCTTGACGATGTTTCTCAGCGCCTCCGTGTGGATTAACGTCGTGCTTGCTGCGGAGCGATATGTTGCTATTGTTCACCCTTTACGGGCGAATATGATTTGCTCGATCAAAAGGGCACGATTTGTAATAACTGCAGTCTTTGTGTATTCCTTTGTCATCCGTATACCCTATTTCTTCGAGTACAAAATTGAGACTAATACGTATGAGCCTAGTTGCGGGGGACCTTCTATCACTTACTCACACACGGTGCCGTGGCTACTCGTGGACCCTAAAGACAAAGAAATCTATCGATGGATTGTAGATTGTACTTTATCAGCCATTCTGCCATTCTTATTCTTATTAGTACTAAATACAAGACTGATTTATGAAATCCGAATTTCTACAAAATACATCAGAAACAATGTTGGACTGGATCATTCGATGCAAAGAGTGTTATCAAATGAGCAACTGAAAATCTCAGTGATGCTTGTGTGCTTGATAATCATCTTCTTTGTATGTGAGGCCCCTTATGTCGTCATGAATGCTTTTCTGGACAAAAGCAGCATTGATAGACACACATTTTATATCTTTTGGTACATTTCTATTTTCCTTATGCCGCTTAAGTCGACATTCAATTTCATACTGTATTGTTGGTTCAGTGAAAGATTTTGGGAGACACTAAAACAGAAACTGTGCTTTAAACTCTGTAACAATAGTGGcagaaatttcagtacatcGAGGACGTCCAATTTTAGTGGAATATTGATGACGTCAAATGGAAGTAAGCGACGCCATGATCTGCCGGAGCACGTAGTTTAA